From one Lotus japonicus ecotype B-129 chromosome 3, LjGifu_v1.2 genomic stretch:
- the LOC130746197 gene encoding uncharacterized protein At5g41620-like has protein sequence MAENWKQQWAMVVGKREEGPSTPPPTWRLEQNGSGDSKNPVQEFLNVPISTVSARKLCANLWEIQPHHQQTPLAKMNKTGTTLRRRRRRRDRVAEPSSNTPSDKPASASSVRRHVAASLVQHHRSVESNGSAQQPVSPTCSSSSVEVAPYKSAVTPTSSLDFKGMVGESSYGLTTSTELLKTLNRIWSLEEQHASNISLVKALKTELYHSQTQIKELLSEKQMNRKEIENLMKHMTVDRLVRKSKEHDRIKAAVQPIKEELEDERMLREHSESLHRKLARELSEVKSSFSGCRRNLVRERKARILLENLCDEFAKGIRDYEQEVHSLRRNSEKGQVKGNNSLDRLILHISEAWLDERMQMKLAESGSDLVDRTSIVDKLGFDIETFLHARKSVDLKKYGYSSPKELKEIYPCQHSLESFPLHEVGSAPQNLAQEDSIDSRTLLKEEAKQDPKESDSARPNQIGNSSLLSSEGDKIYPESICREDSCVQSAVTANGGHVKVWKLKLSASDFDNSESPTKLPKGVKENTLMAKLLEARLEGQRNRSRAGKSTS, from the exons ATGGCAGAAAACTGGAAGCAGCAATGGGCGATGGTGGTGGGGAAAAGGGAAGAAGGACCTTCTACTCCACCACCAACATGGAGACTTGAGCAGAATGGTAGTGGTGACAGCAAAAACCCGGTTCAAGAGTTCCTCAATGTTCCCATTTCTACAGTTTCTGCAAGGAAGCTCTGTGCTAACCTCTGGGAAATTCAGCCCCACCACCAACAAACCCCACTTGCCAAAATGAACAAAACCGGCACCACACTCCGCCGCCGGCGCCGCCGTAGGGACAGAGTGGCTGAGCCTTCTTCCAACACCCCTTCTGACAAG CCAGCATCTGCTAGTAGTGTGAGAAGACATGTTGCTGCATCACTTGTTCAGCACCATAGATCAGTTGAGAGCAATGGCAGTGCTCAACAGCCTGTATCACCCACTTGTTCCAGCAGTTCAGTGGAA GTGGCACCATATAAATCTGCAGTAACTCCCACAAGTTCCTTAGACTTCAAAGGCATGGTTGGCGAGTCTAGTTACGGTCTTACAACATCCACAGAGTTACTTAAGACACTCAACCGTATCTGGAGTCTTGAAGAACAGCACGCATCAAATATATCACTAGTGAAAGCCTTAAAAACTGAACTATATCACTCTCAGACTCAGATTAAGGAGTTACTAAGTGAGAAGCAAATGAATAGGAAGGAAATAGAGAACTTGATGAAGCACATGACAGTGGACAGACTTGTTAGGAAGAGCAAAGAACATGACAGAATTAAAGCTGCAGTTCAACCAATCAAGGAAGAGCTAGAAGATGAAAGGATGTTACGAGAGCATTCTGAAAGTTTGCATCGGAAGCTGGCCAGGGAGCTTTCTGAAGTAAAGTCTTCGTTCTCCGGCTGTCGGAGAAATCTAGTAAGAGAGAGGAAAGCACGAATCCTTTTGGAAAATTTGTGCGATGAGTTCGCCAAAGGAATCAGAGATTACGAGCAAGAGGTACACTCTCTTAGGCGGAATTCGGAGAAGGGTCAGGTTAAAGGCAACAATAGCCTTGATAGGCTGATACTTCATATTTCAGAAGCTTGGCTTGATGAGCGCATGCAAATGAAGCTAGCCGAATCCGGCAGCGATCTCGTAGATAGAACGTCAATTGTTGACAAGTTAGGCTTCGATATTGAAACATTTCTTCATGCGAGAAAATCTGTTGATTTGAAAAAATATGGTTACTCCTCCCCGAAGGAGCTCAAGGAAATTTACCCTTGTCAGCATTCACTGGAATCCTTTCCACTACATGAGGTTGGAAGTGCACCCCAGAATTTGGCTCAGGAAGATTCCATTGACAGCAGGACTTTGTTAAAGGAAGAGGCCAAACAAGATCCAAAGGAAAGTGATAGTGCCAGACCAAACCAGATTGGAAACAGTTCCTTGTTGTCATCAGAAGGTGATAAGATTTATCCTGAgagtatttgcagggaagattcTTGTGTCCAGTCTGCAGTTACAGCTAATGGTGGTCATGTGAAAGTGTGGAAATTGAAGTTGAGTGCTTCAGATTTTGACAACTCTGAGTCTCCTACCAAATTGCCTAAGGGAGTAAAGGAAAACACATTGATGGCAAAACTGCTAGAAGCAAGATTAGAGGGACAGAGAAATCGCTCTAGAGCTGGCAAAAGCACTTCCTAA